The proteins below come from a single Bactrocera tryoni isolate S06 unplaced genomic scaffold, CSIRO_BtryS06_freeze2 scaffold_25, whole genome shotgun sequence genomic window:
- the LOC120780672 gene encoding putative nuclease HARBI1, whose product MILCDYKMSLRYVDARHAGSNHDSFVFNVSDLKVHLQNNIQNNTWILGDAGYPLHKFLMTPYRMAEASSPQARYNTVHSKVRNIVEWTIGVLKSRFRCLLSVRGLHYTPEKATQIVNACCALHNICQHFQVESPEEIPSTSNTTMTNDVLDIEREEEDTARIIRNNIMTSL is encoded by the exons atgatt CTTTGTGATTATAAAATGTCTCTTCGGTATGTGGATGCTAGGCATGCAGGCTCAAATCATgactcttttgttttcaatgttagCGATTTGAAAGTGCATTTACAGAACAACATACAGAATAACACTTGGATCTTGG GCGACGCTGGCTATCCtctgcacaaatttttaatgacgCCTTATCGCATGGCGGAAGCTTCTTCACCCCAAGCACGCTACAATACAGTACACTCAAAGGTCCGGAATATTGTAGAGTGGACAATTGGTGTACTCAAGAGTAGATTTCGATGTCTTTTATCTGTACGAGGTTTACATTACACTCCTGAAAAGGCTACGCAAATTGTGAATGCTTGTTGCgcattgcacaatatttgccaACACTTTCAAGTGGAATCTCCGGAAGAAATACCATCTACTTCAAATACTACAATGACCAATGATGTTTTGGACATAGAAAGAGAAGAAGAGGATACGGCTCGAATAATTCGCAATAATATTATGACTTCcctctaa